A window of the Penaeus vannamei isolate JL-2024 chromosome 19, ASM4276789v1, whole genome shotgun sequence genome harbors these coding sequences:
- the LOC113820979 gene encoding androgen-dependent TFPI-regulating protein-like, with protein MAKAIVFTFHLLMVLHYGYSIKFYLLDLKPPEFMKKVNDIFGGPFKFLTFWDMLVQFLYFVVAFANDLFGSSVVERKKQSLLQKFRDFSFSTVVFFLGSMVSIVFWLLFNLNRDLIFPELFDAWFPSWLNHAIHTMPLIGVLVELVLVPHSFPSRKVGFSMVAAVCLLYLVWVSYIAYLTGFWVYPILETLPMAGRAIFIGMCSLLCSFMYVVGESLNNKYWGTPTKKKE; from the exons ATGGCGAAGGCAATAGTGTTCACGTTTCATCTCCTGATGGTGCTTCACTATGGCTACTCCATCAAGTTCTATCTGCTTGACCTTAAACCACCGGAGTTCATGAAAAAGGTCAATGACATATTCGGTGGCCCTTTTAAGTTCCTCACTTTTTGGGACATG CTGGTGCAGTTCCTGTACTTCGTCGTCGCCTTCGCCAATGACCTCTTCGGCAGCAGCGTCGTGGAGCGGAAGAAGCAGTCCCTCCTGCAGAAGTTCCGAGATTTCTCATTCAGCACCGTCGTCTTCTTCCTGGGGAGT atGGTGAGCATCGTCTTCTGGCTCCTGTTCAACCTGAACCGCGACCTGATCTTCCCCGAGCTGTTCGACGCGTGGTTCCCGTCCTGGCTGAACCACGCGATCCACACCATGCCTCTGATTGGCGTCTTGGTCGAGCTGGTTCTCGTGCCGCATTCGTTTCCCTCGAGGAAGGTTGGGTTCTCGATGGTGGCTGCCGTGTGCTTGCTCTACCTTGTTTG GGTCAGCTACATCGCATATCTCACTGGCTTCTGGGTGTATCCTATCCTCGAAACGTTACCCATGGCAGGACGAGCAATTTTCATCGGCATGTGTAGTCTCCTGTGTAGTTTTATGTACGTTGTAGGAGAATCGTTAAACAACAAGTACTGGG gtactcccacgaagaagaaggaataa